CTGGAATGACCTTGCGTATGCACGGCTCAAGCGCGTCGTCCCGTGATTTCACGCATCCATGGGATCCAGCATTGTTTCCACAAGGAGTCAATATGAAAATAAGCAAACGGGCGGTACGTTGGCGGACGTATGTCGTCGCCTTTCCATTTGCCGTGCTCCCCCTCGGTCAGCGCGCGCTCGCGGGGACTGTGAATGGGGGAAGCCAGACCGTAAATGCACCTGGCGATCCATCGGAATCCTGGACGGTGACCAACGGCGGCGCGTTAACCGTGACAAACGGCGCGGCAACCAACGCAATCTCCGTGCAGACAGGCTCTTCATTGACCGCCGACGGGGCAACGATCATACGCAACACAGCTGGGGGATCCGCAGTCGAGATCCGAGATCAATCAACAGGTACGATCAGCAACTCGAACATAACGAACCAGTTCGACAGCGGCCTAGCCGTGTCCGGCCTTATCAACACGACCGCGCCATACCCCGTTGCGACAGTGGCTGGAGGCAGCATCACCGGCACGTGGGCCGGAGCGACGGTCGCAACGAACGGAACGTTGACATTGAATAACGTCAGTGTCGCCAACGGCGCCACTCTACTAAACGGTTTCAATGCCGCCGTCGCAAACTTTGGCTCTACGCTCATTGCGAACGGCGGGACTATTACCGGTGACAAGAACGGGGTTTGGGTGACGAGCAATCGCGGTAACCAAGCCGCAGTCGGTAGCACCACGATCAAGGGAACCGCAGTCGTTGGCCGTACGGGATCGGCCGTTCTCGTTCAGTCAGAGGCCTCGCGACTCCCTACCAACGCGAATATCCTCGTCGCCGATGGCGCCACACTCACTGGTGGCAATGGCAATGCGTTGGAGGCCAACGGCAATGTCACGGCCAATACGACATTCGACAATGCCCAGATCAAAGGCAACGTCGTTGGCGACGGCACTGCGACGATTAACCTGACTTTGCAAAACAATGCGACTTTTACCGGAGACCTCACCAAGGTAACTTCGCTTGCCGTCAACTCAAATGCGACCTGGTTGCTGACGACGAACAGCAGCGTGCCGACCATGACGATGAATGGCGGGAATGTCGCGCTGTCTCAGGGCGCGAGCAACGGCAGCTATCGTGTCCTCACCGTTGGCGCTCTCTCGGGCACAGGAACGTTCCTGATGAACGCAAATCTTGGCGCGGACGCAGGTGATTTGCTCAACGTCACAGGCAACGCCACCGGCAATTACCAATTGAAGATTCGTAACACCGGAGCGGAGCCGAGTAACGCGGCGCCATTGACGGTCGTACGCACCGGAGGTGGCGACGCGCAATTCTCCACGGTGGGCAACAAGGTTGACGTCGGCGTCTACACCTACACGCTCGGCCGTCAAGGCAACGACTGGGTGCTGTCGCCATCACAACCACAGTCATCCTCCGGGGGCAACAACGGCCCAACTGAATTATCCGCCAGTGCTCGCACCGCGATCGGCATATCGAGTGTAGCCCCGACCATCTGGTACGCCGAAACCAACGTCTTGCGCAGCCGCCTGGGCGAATTGCGCCTGAAGGATGGTAAAAACAGCGGCGTGTGGGCGCGAGCCTTCGGCAAGCAATATCGCTCCAGACCGGTGGACGGCGTCGACTTCCGGCAAACAACGTATGGCGTGGTAGGCGGCGCCGACCTCTCGCTCGGACAGTTTTTCGGTGGCACCTGGCTCGCTGGTGTTTTGTTGGGCACAAGCCACAGCAATCTGACGTTCGACGGCGGATCCAAGGGCGGTGTCGACAGCTATACGGCGGGCCTCTATTCAACCTGGCTGGGGGGCTCGGGCTACTACCTTGATGGCACGCTCAGATTCAACCGCTTCCAGAACGACGCGGATGCGCGCATGAACGACGGCGCTCCTGCCCACGGTGGCTTTCAAAACAACGGTATTGGCTTGACGCTGGAGTTTGGACGACACATCGAATTCGGCAACAGTTGGTTCGTGGAGCCGTACATCCAAGGCTCGATGCTGCGTACGGGAGGCGCCGATTTCACGTTGGATAACGCACTGAGCACAAGGTCTCAGCATACTGGCTCCGTCCAGGCGCGCGTGGGCGCGGCGCTGGGCAAGACCTTGGAGATGTCCAACGGCGTAGTGCTGCAGCCCTATGTCAAGGCGGCAGTGGCCCAGGAGTTCATTAAAAATAGTCAGATCCAGGTCAACGGCGTTCCGTTTCAGAGTGATATGTCCGGAGCAAGATTCGAGTTCGGCGCTGGAATGAGTGGCTACGCCAAGCGCAACCTTCAGTTTTACGGTGAAGTCGAAACCAGTACCGGACGTCACGTCAACCAGCCTTGGGGCGTTCAATTCGGCACGCGCTACACCTTCTGACGTGGATGAGACGTTGGCGTTTGGATCCCCTCGCTCCGGGAAAATGGTACCGGTGGCCGATGCTGGCCGCCGCGAGCCTGCCTCTGCTCGTTGGCCTGGCGGTGTCTTTCTGGCACGCGCACCGGATGTTGCACGATGATGCAACGTCTCAGGCGCACCGCGCATTGGGTCACATTGACCGGATGTTGAGCAACGCTCGTGACACCGCGGTGAGAGTCGGTGCACGAGCGGGAGACGCTTGCGAGGATGTGGTGCTTGAGCTCCGGAAGCAGGTCGACTCGGTATTGTTTGTGCGTTCTGTCGACCTCCTGACAAATGGCAACGAGGTCTA
The Pandoraea pulmonicola DNA segment above includes these coding regions:
- a CDS encoding autotransporter outer membrane beta-barrel domain-containing protein — protein: MKISKRAVRWRTYVVAFPFAVLPLGQRALAGTVNGGSQTVNAPGDPSESWTVTNGGALTVTNGAATNAISVQTGSSLTADGATIIRNTAGGSAVEIRDQSTGTISNSNITNQFDSGLAVSGLINTTAPYPVATVAGGSITGTWAGATVATNGTLTLNNVSVANGATLLNGFNAAVANFGSTLIANGGTITGDKNGVWVTSNRGNQAAVGSTTIKGTAVVGRTGSAVLVQSEASRLPTNANILVADGATLTGGNGNALEANGNVTANTTFDNAQIKGNVVGDGTATINLTLQNNATFTGDLTKVTSLAVNSNATWLLTTNSSVPTMTMNGGNVALSQGASNGSYRVLTVGALSGTGTFLMNANLGADAGDLLNVTGNATGNYQLKIRNTGAEPSNAAPLTVVRTGGGDAQFSTVGNKVDVGVYTYTLGRQGNDWVLSPSQPQSSSGGNNGPTELSASARTAIGISSVAPTIWYAETNVLRSRLGELRLKDGKNSGVWARAFGKQYRSRPVDGVDFRQTTYGVVGGADLSLGQFFGGTWLAGVLLGTSHSNLTFDGGSKGGVDSYTAGLYSTWLGGSGYYLDGTLRFNRFQNDADARMNDGAPAHGGFQNNGIGLTLEFGRHIEFGNSWFVEPYIQGSMLRTGGADFTLDNALSTRSQHTGSVQARVGAALGKTLEMSNGVVLQPYVKAAVAQEFIKNSQIQVNGVPFQSDMSGARFEFGAGMSGYAKRNLQFYGEVETSTGRHVNQPWGVQFGTRYTF